The genomic DNA GCAGGCACCTTGTTGCCTTTGAGGTGATGCGCCGGACTTTAAAACGGGCCTCTGTTGTATAAACCAAACTCGAGGATTCTTGTACCAAAAGCTAGGAAGCCGAGTCTCTGCGGCAATGACAGGAGACGTAATCGTGGCCTCTTAGTTGTCAGCAGGAGTAGGAACAGTGTCGTCCATAGcagtgttcgaaaaaaaaacgtaaatgtTCTGGGTCACCACTTGCGGGGATCTTGGTTTAGCGGAGgcaatacacgttttgacaggttgagagCGAAGAGTAGAGTTACTTTATTCCACAGCAAAACAGTTTTGCCGAATGCCAGTGGTGGCGCCCCTGTGGGAGAGCCACCTGACACCCAAGAAAGAGCAGGGGCCCCTGATCCCTGCATGGAGGACAGGCGAGGTAAGTGAATTTCACAGAAGTGGAGGACAAATGACAAAGCGCTACCGTGTTGTACCTCATACTGAGCGCGATAGCAAATTTCATTTCCTCTGCATCACGTTTGTGCAATGCTGCAGCCGCTGACCTTGCATCTGTCGGCCTCCTCTGCTTTCATAAAAAACCCAGCCACGTACCGTACTTCGTCTTCCTGGTCCTGTGTTTCTGTTATAAATTAAAACATaacgcttgctgcttgtcattgAGTGCTTGCCGAATACGTTTAGCATTAAACCTGGCCATAAATATCGAAACtcaggaagaaaataaaaagcctTGTTCGTAGCCGGTAGCCAACATTCCTCATAAAGTGTCAAGAAGCAATTTGTTAGCACGAGGAAGTGTTGGATATGCTGTGTGCCTAAATATTGTCTACACATAGGAAATCAAGAGAGCAAAGCTAGTTCCAGATCTagacacatgatgcctgcttcgTTTATATTTATAAAACGAGTTTTTCTATCAAAGAAACGGGAAATTTCTTCCGTGAAAGTATTATTGTCTCACAAAATTTTCGTCTGCTTTCAGTATGCTGAATATTTACTGTTCAATACATTTCATGTTCTTTGTGATATTGCATATGTATTAAACAATGTCAAGAATTTAGGTAGCTGTTGTTGAATAGGTAGGTAGTATGGTGGTTTTTGTTGCTTGAATTTCGTTGCTATTGCGAACTTCACAAGCGAGAAATCTTTAGGAACGCCAAGGTCTTGGCTCTTTACCTCCTGTGAGTAGTAGTCAAAGTTTCATGCTGACATGTCTGTTGCTGTCGACCAAAGCAGTCCTTTTGTGATACTTTTATAGTTGCAGCTTATCTCTTTAAATGACCTACAAACCTAATATATATGGAGAAATGCATCACATTCATATCACCCAGGTATAATTATACTGAAGTTTTATGAATTGACAATAAATGTTCAGTAGTTGACCGGCGATGGATGAGACAGGAACTACCGGCTTCTTTGGTTTATTACGAATAACAGTCATTCTTAGTGAACAGAATACTGTGTGGCAGCAATGAGGCTTTTGTTTCTTAGTTTCCATAACTTGTGCCGCAGCTCGTTTAAATGCTTCAGTTATGATCCGAATGAGACGAGTCGCCACTGTGGTGGTCCGAGCTTCCCTGGTGAGATGATCCAGATCCACCGCGTTGGCTGGAGGTACCGTGACTAGAAGACCCAGAGCTGCCGTGATGGTCCGAGCTGCCATGGTGGGAAGAGCTGCCGTGAGAGTCACCGTGACCGTGGTGCGTTCCGCCGACTCCGCAAGAGATGGCGGACAGGTCGCTAGAGCAGCCTCCGGGCTGCCTCTCACCTTCCTGTCGGCCGGTGTCCGTATCGACGCACCAGTgctccctgacgtcacactgcaCTGCGTTGTATTCTCCCGAGGTGGTATCGCATCGTGGCTCTGGTCCCTGCTCAGAACCTGTGAATGCCACAACGCCCTTTAGATGCTATGCTAAAGGACATAAACTTGGAGTCCTGTCCATGAGTTTTCATCTAATGATTTGCTTTCTCCTTTTTGTATATATAAATGAACAATTTATCACAGACTTACGGCTACTTTTGGTGCCAGTGGCGGAGTAGGTACGTACAGAGTAACAAAAACTAGTAACCACACCTACAGCGAATTCATGGTCGGTGAGAGCACGGGGCGAATATTCGCCTCCACAGACACCGAATGGCTTTTGCTGCCCTCTACACCCACTGCCATGAAAGCGGGCTGTAGTTTCCTCTTCACCGCGAAACCAATGAAGCCGGTGCCACAATGGACATGCGACTCGGTGGACATAATGAGAAGGAAATCGTTAAGAAAATGCAGCAGCACCTGGTAGAGCCAATGCGCGTGATTCCCTGTGGTCTCCACAATGTGACGCTTGAGGTATCCCGCAGCTGCACACCGTAGTGGAGCCGCTAATTGCGGCTCTTTATATTCTGTAAAGCTTTTGCTTGGAGCCTGTACTGCTCACAGAACAAAAGCAATAGTATTACAAATTTTAGTAATGTAACTAAGTTACTAAATGCCACCAATATATCTGCTTACGGGCTTTGTGTTGCCACTCGTGGTGGTCTCTAATGCAGTTGCACGACGTCAGGCTCCTGGAAGGGCCCTTGATCTGTCCGAACTCGTTGTCGTAGCATGCGCAGAAGGGCCTTCCTCTGACAGCTTCACCGAAGCACTGGATTGCTTTGTAGTTGCCGTGTTCATCGCATTCCGGGACGAGGAGGCCAGTCAGGTTCCGCGTGGCGCTCTGCTCGTTGCGGCGACGTCGCTGACAGTCTGTCTCGCGTGTAGAAGCTGCGTCGCATAAAAAAAACAAGCAGCCTCATGGAACAAATTATGTTGAGCCTATGGTAACTTTCAACGCATCATACACACACGGGGACAAACACATGCAGCACATAGAGAAATTCCCCATTCCAACTAGCCTAAATCAACAACCTAAAAAAGACTTCACTTTCAGCAATGATCGAATGAAGGTAGATTTGCACGAAAGCCGGAATTTCGCGCACCACCATAACGTGGCTCAGCGCAATCAaatgaatgtgcactgcaatgaACTATGAACTATTTGCTAGCGGCCCGACTCACGATATGTCTCATCACGCTCATCTACAAAGTGAACCTGTGGTTCATAATCTGGAACGAAACCAAGTTACCTTGGAGCAGAGACGCCTTCAAACAATGTCAACATATGCCACCTTCATAAAGTTCGCAAGGAGCATGTCGTGatgaccttctttcttttttcttttgaacaATGCAGGAACAAACTCGGAGGAATGACGAATTGCGGTACTTCTGTATCATTATTTGTACGTGCTTAAGCCCATACGCAATATCTCATCGAGCTCAAAAACGAGTTAATTTTTCAAGACATGATGGTTTTAGAATACCTGAAACTAGGAAATACATAATTGTTCTCTATGCCATTATTCATTATTTCCATGTTCTTCTCTACCTTCTCTAATCAAAATATAGATAAGCAGCGAGCTGAACACAAACTGACTAAAAAGTTCAGGTGACCAAAACATGAAATTTAAAATTGAGGCTCAGTTCTTCACACAGTGCAGCATGCCTAGCTGAATAGTTATAGTAAACTAGCATGAGTATATTCAGTGCAGACAAACTGTCGctgcctttttttattattgttcttGGTACCTTGGCAATTCTGTAAAAGAGCTGAAAGGTGTGATCCACGCTTCTACTGAGAGGACCTGTTTTATCTCACAATAATAATATAGGTTCAGTATTCTCGGATTTTACTTACCACACACCGCGTATCCAACAAGTGCGAAAATCTGTAAAACAACAATAGTACTGTGTCAACATGTTGTGCGATAGCACGCTGAAAACACAGCATAATTACAAAATAAGTACTCAATTTTATTATCCGGTAAAACAACAAAATATTCGTTCAGTTAGTTTATTCGCCCAGTTCTTTTTACCACAAGCTGCACACTTCCCAGGCAACATGGTAGTGCACCATGTTTTAAACCTAGTGACTTGCAGTCATCTATGCCAAAAAATGCCACAAAGACCAACATCTGACTGCATGATGTCTGAAGAAACTGTGTTTGCTGTTGTGAGCACCAGTTAATATATTTATtacagcagaactgatagttgggcgagttggtatgaattcatagtgaaatatttagcgcgcacagtTGACAAGAACCTGTAGCCaacatgtacataggacaaaccggtcggtgcataagTACCCGTCTAAGAGAACATGAACGTTCTCTCGGTAAATAAAACTATTCGCACTTGTGGAACCACTGTaatctatgtcattgtgatccggtAATTTTTCACACTGACATTTTGCTTTCAGATAAAAACAAACACGTCAAATCACAGAAGCGTTTCATATAAAAGTGTGCTGAAAAATGCACAAGCGAACCATCGGTGGCAATCACTTACCAGGAATTTGctttttttaaatactggttgaATCTTCTTAATCTGTTTGTAATATGTTTCTGTTTTACTGATGACTCTtgctgcacatgctcagcgctgataactggggtatatatgttctgtGCCTTTCCGAACATaaaacagttgtgagtaagcgctcatGTGTctcccttcactgtgtccttgtcaactgtgcgcgctaaatatttcactatggATATTTATAACACTTCATAAGCATTCCTTGTCTACACAGGCTAACGCTCGAAAGTCCAGCGTGATTTCATCTTTCAGATATATTTTATTGAATATACAAAATGTGAACGGAAATTTTGATTATTTAATTTAGTAGCCATACTAGATTACCACGGAAGCAGTGGCCGCACATTGTTATAAAAATAGTGGTGTGTATATGTGCCGTTCACTGCGCGAAATATTTAATAAAAATACTCTTTTTCTTTCGGACTACAGCCTTTCCGGTATAAGACATTGAAATAAGCATTACATGAACAAAGATTACAATTCTGCGCACCTTGACTAAAGACCTACAGCGGCCTTCGACGAGGGAAGCTTCTCGCAACAGTCAACCCAGGTAACGGAGAAACGCAACACAGTGCCAA from Dermacentor albipictus isolate Rhodes 1998 colony chromosome 7, USDA_Dalb.pri_finalv2, whole genome shotgun sequence includes the following:
- the LOC135900430 gene encoding U20-hexatoxin-Hi1a-like: MTRTAFLALAIFALVGYAVCASTRETDCQRRRRNEQSATRNLTGLLVPECDEHGNYKAIQCFGEAVRGRPFCACYDNEFGQIKGPSRSLTSCNCIRDHHEWQHKARSEQGPEPRCDTTSGEYNAVQCDVREHWCVDTDTGRQEGERQPGGCSSDLSAISCGVGGTHHGHGDSHGSSSHHGSSDHHGSSGSSSHGTSSQRGGSGSSHQGSSDHHSGDSSHSDHN